In Nicotiana tabacum cultivar K326 chromosome 2, ASM71507v2, whole genome shotgun sequence, the following proteins share a genomic window:
- the LOC107779915 gene encoding monodehydroascorbate reductase — MAEKSFKYVIVGGGVAAGYAAREFAKQGVKPGELAIISKEAVAPYERPALSKAYLFPEGAARLPGFHVCVGSGGERLLPEWYAEKGISLILSTEIVKADLASKTLVSAAGESFTYQTLVIATGSTVLKLSDFGVQGADSKNIFYLREIDDADKLVEAIKAKKNGKAVIVGGGYIGLELSAVMRLNNIEVSMVYPEPWCMPRLFTEGIAAFYEGYYQNKGVNIIKGTVAVGFDTHPNGEVKEVKLKDGRVLEADIVVVGVGARPLTTLFKGQVEEEKGGIKTDAFFKTSVPDVYAVGDVATFPLKMYNDIRRVEHVDHSRKSAEQAVKAIFANEQGKSIDEYDYLPYFYSRAFDLSWQFYGDNVGETVLFGDADPNSATHKFGQYWIQDGKVVGVFLESGTPEENKAIAKVAKVQPLVSSLDQLAQEGLSFASKI, encoded by the exons ATGGCAGAGAAGTCATTCAAGTACGTGATCGTCGGCGGCGGCGTTGCTGCT GGGTACGCAGCTAGAGAATTTGCAAAACAGGGAGTTAAGCCTGGTGAACTGGCTATTATCTCCAAAGAGGCG GTGGCTCCTTATGAACGTCCTGCACTTAGCAAGGCATACCTTTTTCCCGAAG GAGCTGCAAGACTCCCAGGGTTTCATGTGTGCGTTGGAAGTGGGGGAGAAAGACTTCTTCCTGAATGGTATGCAGAGAAAG GCATATCATTGATCTTGAGTACTGAAATAGTGAAAGCTGATCTTGCTTCAAAGACTCTCGTTAGTGCAGCTGGGGAATCTTTTACGTATCAAACACTTGTTATTGCAACTGGATCAACT GTTCTCAAGTTGTCAGATTTTGGTGTGCAAGGTGCTGATTCCAAGAACATCTTCTACTTGAGGGAAATTGATGATGCTGATAAGCTTGTGGAAGCAATAAAAGCTAAGAAAAATGGGAAGGCTGTAATTGTTGGGGGAGGGTACATTGGACTTGAGCTTAGTGCTGTAATGAGACTGAACAACATTGAAGTCAGTATGGTTTACCCAGAACCATGGTGCA TGCCTCGGCTTTTCACAGAGGGCATAGCTGCATTCTATGAAGGTTATTATCAAAATAAGGGAGTCAATATCATCAAGGGTACAGTGGCTGTTGGATTTGATACACACCCAAATGGAGAG GTGAAGGAAGTCAAACTTAAGGATGGTAGAGTTCTGGAAGCTGACATAGTAGTCGTAGGAGTTGGGGCACGACCACTCACGACTTTATTCAAAGGGCAAGTTGAAGAGGAGAAGGGTGGAATTAAG ACAGATGCATTCTTTAAAACAAGTGTACCCGATGTATATGCTGTGGGTGATGTTGCCACTTTTCCTTTGAAAATGTACAATGACATTAGAAGAGTTGAACATGTTGATCATTCTCGCAAATCTGCTGAGCAGGCTGTCAAG GCAATTTTTGCAAATGAGCAAGGGAAATCTATTGATGAATATGACTACCTTCCATACTTCTACTCCCGTGCCTTCGATTTGTCTTGGCAATTCTATGGTGACAACGTGGGCGAAACAGTGCTATTTGGGGATGCTGATCCCAACTCTGCAACTCACAAGTTTGGACAATACTGGATCCAAGATGGAAAGGTTGTTGGCGTATTCCTAGAGAGCGGGACTCCTGAAGAGAATAAGGCAATTGCCAAAGTTGCAAAAGTTCAGCCCCTCGTTAGCAGTTTGGATCAATTGGCACAGGAGGGCCTCAGCTTTGCCTCGAAGATCTAA